One window from the genome of Candidatus Polarisedimenticolaceae bacterium encodes:
- the ybaK gene encoding Cys-tRNA(Pro) deacylase, which yields MSAAPVTPAVRALKAAGVAYTEHLYRYEERGGTRVSARELGVDEHAVVKTLVLEDESKAPLIVLMHGDLEVSTKNLARLLGRKSIVPCRPEVAEKHTGYKVGGTSPFGTRKAIQVYVERTILDLPRVYLNGGHRGFLVGLDPEALVRVLEATPVEVGIAR from the coding sequence GTGAGCGCCGCTCCCGTCACCCCCGCCGTCCGGGCGCTGAAGGCCGCGGGGGTCGCCTACACCGAGCACCTGTACCGCTACGAGGAGCGCGGGGGGACGCGCGTCTCCGCCCGGGAGCTCGGCGTGGACGAACACGCGGTCGTCAAGACCCTCGTCCTCGAGGACGAATCGAAGGCGCCGCTGATCGTGCTGATGCACGGCGATCTCGAGGTCTCGACGAAGAACCTCGCGCGCCTGCTCGGCAGGAAGTCGATCGTCCCCTGCCGTCCCGAGGTGGCCGAGAAACACACGGGGTACAAGGTGGGCGGAACGTCTCCGTTCGGAACCCGGAAGGCGATCCAGGTGTACGTCGAGCGGACCATCCTCGACCTGCCGCGGGTGTACCTCAACGGCGGACACCGCGGCTTTCTCGTCGGGCTCGACCCTGAAGCGCTGGTCCGCGTGCTCGAAGCGACGCCGGTCGAGGTGGGGATCGCCCGCTAG
- a CDS encoding FAD binding domain-containing protein — protein MMPPFEYASPATQADAFRLLADAGAMPLAGGTDLLSLMKDRIVEPRRLVNVKGIPELRAIRTGSDGVRIGAAVTLDEIAAHPQVRPYRAVVDAILGIAIPQVTSQATVGGNLLQRPRCWYFRNGMIPGADADLRYHAIFGNTGPAKYVHASGLAPALIAFGASALIAGPKGERTIRVDQLWRTPAATGEDERTLQPGEILREILLPPHGERGSATVEIRPQGNAAWPLAAAAVVLDPTGASVILGHVAPVPWRSAAAERAIAGKTIDVAVAAAAGAAAVADAKPLSGNAYKVRLAAAAVRRAVLAAAGKEL, from the coding sequence CGATGCCCTTGGCGGGAGGGACCGACCTGCTCTCCCTGATGAAGGACCGGATCGTCGAGCCGAGACGGCTCGTGAACGTGAAGGGGATTCCGGAGCTGCGCGCGATCCGGACCGGGTCCGACGGCGTCCGCATCGGCGCCGCCGTCACCCTCGACGAGATCGCGGCGCACCCCCAGGTGCGCCCGTATCGGGCGGTCGTCGACGCGATCCTCGGGATCGCGATTCCGCAGGTGACCTCGCAGGCGACGGTGGGCGGGAACCTCCTCCAGCGCCCGAGGTGCTGGTACTTCCGCAACGGGATGATTCCCGGAGCCGACGCCGACCTCCGGTACCACGCGATCTTCGGGAACACGGGCCCCGCGAAGTACGTCCACGCCTCGGGGCTCGCCCCGGCGCTCATCGCCTTCGGGGCCTCGGCCCTGATCGCCGGGCCCAAGGGGGAGCGCACGATCCGCGTCGACCAGCTGTGGCGCACTCCCGCCGCGACGGGCGAGGACGAGCGCACGCTCCAGCCGGGGGAGATCCTCCGCGAGATCCTGCTGCCCCCCCACGGCGAGCGCGGGAGCGCGACCGTCGAGATCCGCCCGCAGGGAAACGCCGCCTGGCCGCTCGCGGCGGCGGCGGTCGTCCTCGATCCGACGGGAGCGAGCGTGATCCTCGGCCACGTCGCCCCCGTCCCTTGGCGCAGCGCCGCCGCGGAAAGGGCGATCGCCGGGAAGACGATCGACGTCGCGGTGGCCGCCGCCGCCGGGGCCGCCGCGGTCGCCGACGCGAAACCGCTTTCCGGAAACGCCTACAAGGTGCGCCTCGCGGCGGCCGCCGTGCGTCGCGCCGTCCTCGCCGCGGCCGGAAAGGAGCTCTGA
- a CDS encoding DUF4160 domain-containing protein, which translates to MDHLPLRFVTGFEQVGTYVLRVAFDDGTEQTIDFQPVLRGRVFGALRDPEMSRRVRIDPAFRTLVWPNDADFRAVGPRLPIAPSRASSKAGPLPEICRFYGIVIKMSFEKGAPHQGAHFHAEYGGESAVFDAATGKILNGSLAKPQRRLVKAWIELHRHELEANGERAVNFERLERIAPLQ; encoded by the coding sequence ATGGACCACCTTCCCCTGCGCTTCGTGACCGGGTTCGAGCAGGTCGGAACGTACGTCCTGCGGGTCGCCTTCGACGACGGGACGGAGCAGACGATCGATTTCCAGCCGGTGCTCCGCGGCCGGGTGTTCGGAGCGCTGCGCGATCCCGAGATGTCCCGGCGGGTGCGCATCGATCCGGCTTTCCGCACGCTCGTCTGGCCGAACGACGCCGATTTCCGGGCCGTCGGACCCAGATTGCCGATCGCACCGTCCCGCGCCTCCTCGAAGGCCGGACCGTTGCCCGAAATCTGCCGCTTCTACGGCATCGTGATCAAGATGTCCTTCGAGAAGGGTGCTCCCCATCAAGGGGCCCACTTCCACGCCGAATACGGCGGCGAGTCCGCGGTCTTCGACGCGGCGACCGGGAAGATCCTGAACGGGAGCCTCGCCAAGCCCCAGCGCCGCCTGGTCAAGGCGTGGATCGAGCTGCATCGCCATGAATTGGAGGCGAACGGGGAGCGAGCGGTGAACTTCGAGCGCCTCGAGCGCATCGCCCCGCTGCAGTGA
- a CDS encoding thiamine pyrophosphate-dependent enzyme, whose amino-acid sequence MAVSKLPASRFAAFVTDRYPFAAGAAIKAFAKANARTPLRKLLKQALERDLPREKFETSPGVAGKQRHAAAIEEVLDACDAFLRREALLGSITKEEKLEMLRGMVLTRAVDNRLKQFFAGGEVRYGSASFQGKGFRSLGQEAIYAAPLRLRRGPEHRNDDGTWKGDVVAPLIRDLGAALCMRGDRDAVRGVLSAQMGKAGPPMDGKDLHTGDFAWGVLPASAPLTISTMTAAGMAMAFALDGVDRVAVSFIGEGGTSLGEWHEAINLAAARKLPAIFCVQNNQTALSTPLKDQSAVRAFADKAAGYGIPGITLDGTDPEAIAAAFAWAAERARQGKGPTLIELVAMRMCGHAHHDDMLYLGKDPQPSWDYPKPTEAGYADPDLYAFWAKRDPIATYAKKLEAEKVIAKGDLDALKAEIETLVEEEARKVIDAPWPEPANAGVGVLANEPPRVHVEPLENASERLNRKRSPLPEVEPAPPFDPKGRTFLEAVMLGVGDALRSDPRTFVYGEDVGGKYGNAFLLLRPLLHEYADRILNSPIAEAGVLGVAVGAALAGRRPIAEIQFNDFVATGFNQLVNNAAKIRYRWGGSVPMVVRMPWGGLRRAGPYHSQNTEPWFYRTPGLKIVCPSTPHDARALMAAAVADPDPVLYYEHIALYREPRIKQRMADAAPEPIPIGKAALRRAGSDLAIVSYGAYVHVALRVAEKLAADGIECAVLDLRSLAPLDRETLLDVARHCGKVLIAHEDSKTGGIGESLASTIQEWCFEDLDAPVRVVGALDAPVPYSPPLEDAFLPGEAGVERAARLLAAY is encoded by the coding sequence ATGGCCGTCTCGAAGCTCCCGGCCTCGCGCTTCGCCGCCTTCGTCACCGACCGTTACCCGTTCGCAGCCGGGGCCGCGATCAAGGCGTTCGCGAAGGCGAACGCGCGCACCCCTTTGCGGAAGCTCCTGAAGCAGGCGCTCGAGCGGGATCTCCCGAGGGAGAAGTTCGAGACCTCCCCCGGCGTCGCGGGGAAGCAGCGGCACGCCGCCGCGATCGAGGAGGTCCTCGACGCCTGCGACGCCTTCCTCCGGCGCGAGGCGCTCCTGGGCTCGATCACGAAGGAAGAGAAGCTCGAGATGCTTCGCGGGATGGTCCTCACCCGCGCCGTCGACAACCGCCTCAAGCAGTTCTTCGCCGGCGGCGAGGTCCGTTACGGGAGCGCCTCCTTCCAGGGGAAAGGATTTCGATCCCTCGGCCAGGAGGCCATCTACGCCGCGCCGCTGCGCCTCCGGCGCGGTCCGGAGCACCGCAACGACGACGGCACGTGGAAGGGGGACGTCGTCGCCCCCCTGATCCGCGACCTCGGCGCGGCGTTGTGCATGCGCGGCGACCGCGACGCGGTCCGGGGCGTTCTGAGCGCGCAGATGGGGAAGGCCGGCCCCCCGATGGACGGGAAGGACCTCCACACCGGCGACTTCGCGTGGGGGGTTCTGCCCGCCTCGGCGCCGCTGACGATCTCCACGATGACCGCGGCGGGAATGGCGATGGCCTTCGCCCTCGACGGGGTCGACCGCGTCGCGGTGTCGTTCATCGGCGAGGGGGGAACGTCGCTCGGCGAGTGGCACGAGGCGATCAACCTCGCCGCGGCCCGGAAGCTCCCCGCGATCTTCTGCGTCCAGAACAACCAGACGGCCCTCTCGACCCCGCTGAAGGACCAGTCGGCGGTGCGCGCCTTCGCCGACAAGGCCGCGGGGTACGGGATTCCCGGGATCACCCTCGACGGGACCGACCCCGAGGCGATCGCGGCAGCCTTCGCGTGGGCCGCCGAACGCGCGAGGCAAGGCAAGGGCCCCACGCTGATCGAGCTCGTCGCGATGCGCATGTGCGGTCACGCGCACCACGACGACATGCTCTACCTCGGGAAGGACCCGCAGCCCTCGTGGGACTATCCGAAGCCGACCGAGGCCGGGTACGCCGATCCGGACCTCTACGCCTTCTGGGCGAAACGCGACCCGATCGCGACCTACGCGAAGAAGCTCGAGGCCGAGAAGGTGATCGCGAAGGGGGACCTCGACGCGCTGAAGGCCGAGATCGAGACCCTCGTCGAGGAGGAGGCGCGCAAGGTCATCGACGCGCCCTGGCCCGAACCGGCGAACGCCGGCGTCGGCGTCCTCGCGAACGAGCCGCCGCGGGTGCACGTCGAGCCTCTCGAGAACGCGAGCGAACGGCTGAATCGCAAGCGTTCGCCCCTCCCCGAGGTTGAGCCCGCCCCGCCGTTCGACCCGAAGGGGAGGACGTTCCTCGAAGCGGTCATGCTCGGCGTCGGCGACGCCTTGCGCTCCGACCCGCGCACGTTCGTCTACGGCGAGGACGTCGGCGGGAAATACGGAAACGCCTTCCTGCTTCTGCGTCCGCTCCTCCACGAGTACGCCGATCGCATCCTCAACTCGCCGATCGCCGAGGCGGGGGTCCTCGGCGTCGCCGTCGGCGCGGCGCTGGCGGGACGCCGCCCGATCGCCGAGATCCAGTTCAACGACTTCGTCGCGACCGGTTTCAACCAGCTCGTCAACAACGCCGCGAAGATCCGCTACCGCTGGGGGGGATCGGTACCGATGGTGGTGCGCATGCCGTGGGGAGGCCTGCGGCGCGCGGGCCCGTACCACTCGCAGAACACCGAGCCGTGGTTCTACCGCACCCCCGGCCTCAAGATCGTCTGCCCCTCGACCCCCCACGACGCGCGGGCGCTGATGGCGGCAGCGGTCGCCGACCCCGACCCGGTCCTCTACTACGAGCACATCGCGCTGTACCGGGAGCCGCGGATCAAGCAACGGATGGCGGACGCCGCGCCCGAGCCGATCCCGATCGGGAAGGCCGCGCTCCGGCGCGCCGGCAGCGACCTCGCGATCGTCAGCTACGGGGCGTACGTCCACGTGGCGCTGCGGGTGGCGGAGAAGCTCGCGGCGGACGGGATCGAGTGCGCGGTTCTCGACCTGCGCTCGCTCGCCCCGCTCGACCGGGAGACGCTCCTCGACGTCGCGCGCCACTGCGGAAAGGTGCTGATCGCCCACGAGGACTCGAAGACGGGCGGCATCGGCGAGTCGCTCGCCTCGACGATCCAGGAATGGTGTTTCGAGGACCTCGACGCGCCCGTGCGCGTCGTCGGCGCGCTCGACGCGCCGGTCCCCTACTCCCCTCCCCTCGAGGATGCGTTCCTCCCCGGAGAGGCGGGAGTCGAGAGGGCGGCCAGGCTGCTCGCGGCCTACTGA
- a CDS encoding pyridoxal-phosphate dependent enzyme: MKKICDNILETIGNTPMVRINKLTKGVTEAEVLAKIETFNPGNSIKDRMAVRMIEEAERQGLLKPGGTIIEGTSGNTGMGLAIAAVVKGYHCIFTTTDKQSKEKADALKALGAEVIVCPTNVDPEDPRSYYSVSSRLVNEVPNSWKANQYDNLSNSAAHYEQTGPEIWEQTDGRITHLVCGVGTGGTISGTGRFLKEQNPKIKVWGIDTYGSVFKKYKETGIFDKNEIYPYVTEGIGEDFLPKNVDFDVIDHFEKVTDKDAALMTRRIAREEGIFAGNSAGSAMAGLLQLKDHFKKGDVVVVIYHDHGTRYVGKMFNDEWMRKMGYFEKTGMTARDLVSAGMSGELLSIESDRTVQEAVELMRKHDFSQISIRKEKRLVGSLNESHLFEELVRDPDVRKKPVESIMLPAFPFVDISTPVESMSTMITMQNPAVLVRDFKTDTTYIITRSDVIRAMC; the protein is encoded by the coding sequence ATGAAGAAGATCTGCGACAACATCCTCGAGACGATCGGGAACACCCCGATGGTCCGGATCAACAAGCTCACGAAAGGCGTCACCGAGGCGGAGGTTCTCGCCAAGATCGAGACCTTCAACCCCGGCAACTCGATCAAGGACCGGATGGCGGTCCGGATGATCGAGGAAGCCGAGCGGCAGGGTCTACTCAAGCCCGGAGGAACGATCATCGAGGGGACCTCCGGGAACACGGGGATGGGGCTCGCGATCGCGGCGGTGGTCAAGGGTTATCACTGCATCTTCACGACGACCGACAAGCAGTCCAAGGAGAAGGCGGACGCCCTCAAGGCCCTCGGCGCCGAGGTCATCGTCTGCCCGACGAACGTCGACCCCGAGGACCCGCGCTCCTATTACTCCGTCTCCTCGCGCCTGGTGAACGAGGTGCCGAACTCGTGGAAGGCGAACCAGTACGACAACCTGTCGAACTCCGCCGCGCACTACGAGCAGACCGGCCCCGAGATCTGGGAGCAGACGGACGGCCGGATCACCCATCTCGTCTGCGGCGTCGGTACCGGCGGGACGATCAGCGGGACCGGCCGCTTCCTCAAGGAGCAGAACCCGAAGATCAAGGTCTGGGGGATCGACACGTACGGCTCGGTCTTCAAGAAGTACAAGGAGACCGGGATCTTCGACAAGAACGAGATCTACCCCTACGTGACCGAGGGGATCGGCGAGGACTTCCTGCCGAAGAACGTCGACTTCGACGTGATCGACCACTTCGAGAAGGTCACCGACAAGGACGCGGCGCTGATGACCCGGCGGATCGCGAGGGAAGAGGGGATCTTCGCAGGGAACTCCGCGGGATCCGCGATGGCGGGGCTCCTCCAGCTCAAGGACCACTTCAAGAAGGGCGACGTCGTGGTCGTGATCTACCACGACCACGGCACCCGCTACGTCGGCAAGATGTTCAACGACGAGTGGATGCGCAAGATGGGGTATTTCGAGAAAACCGGCATGACCGCGCGCGACCTCGTGTCGGCGGGGATGTCCGGCGAGCTGCTCTCCATCGAGTCCGACCGCACGGTGCAGGAGGCGGTCGAGCTGATGCGCAAGCACGACTTCTCGCAGATCTCGATCCGGAAGGAGAAGCGCCTGGTCGGCTCGCTCAACGAGTCGCACCTGTTCGAGGAGCTGGTGCGCGACCCCGACGTGCGCAAGAAGCCCGTCGAGTCGATCATGCTCCCGGCCTTCCCGTTCGTCGACATCTCGACGCCGGTCGAGTCGATGTCCACGATGATCACGATGCAGAACCCGGCGGTCCTCGTGCGCGACTTCAAGACCGACACGACCTACATCATCACGCGTTCGGACGTGATCCGGGCGATGTGCTGA
- a CDS encoding amidohydrolase family protein: MFESVLLAATAFVGARVLPVEGAPIERGVLVIDGAKIVAVGPEGSTSIPAGARRVDLSGKTLIPGLVDTHSHVGGVAGADGSAPIQPDVSVGDSVNPFDPGFRRVVAGGITTMNVMPGSGHLLSGKTVYLKPKPAKTLDAMQIRDGAGNALGGLKMANGTNSQRENPPFPGTRGKSAALVREKFVAAQEYRDKLARAKGDPEKAPARDLGLETLVEVLDGKRVVHHHTHRADDILTVLRLQKEFGFKVVLQHVSEAWKVTDEIKASGAGCSAILVDSPGGKLETRDLNLATGRILEQAGILTAWHTDDWITDSRLFLRMGAIGVRYGMTREGSLAALTLNGAKLLDLDARVGSLKAGKDADFVVLSGDPFSSKTEVLETWIEGEKVFDRSVPDDRLHAEGGYGAGNPMKPYLCCADEVAQ, encoded by the coding sequence ATGTTCGAGTCCGTGTTGCTGGCCGCCACCGCCTTCGTCGGTGCGCGGGTTCTGCCCGTCGAAGGGGCGCCGATCGAACGGGGGGTCCTCGTGATCGACGGCGCGAAGATCGTCGCCGTCGGCCCCGAGGGTTCGACTTCGATCCCCGCAGGGGCCAGGCGCGTCGACCTCTCCGGGAAGACGCTGATCCCCGGGCTCGTGGACACCCACAGCCACGTCGGCGGGGTCGCGGGCGCCGACGGGAGCGCCCCGATCCAGCCCGACGTGAGCGTGGGCGACTCGGTGAACCCGTTCGACCCGGGGTTCCGGCGCGTCGTCGCGGGCGGGATCACGACCATGAACGTCATGCCCGGCTCCGGGCACCTGCTCAGCGGGAAGACGGTCTACCTCAAGCCGAAGCCGGCGAAGACCCTCGATGCGATGCAGATCCGCGACGGCGCGGGGAACGCGCTGGGCGGCCTGAAGATGGCGAACGGCACGAACTCGCAGCGCGAGAATCCGCCCTTCCCCGGCACGCGCGGGAAGTCGGCGGCGCTGGTCCGCGAGAAGTTCGTCGCCGCGCAGGAGTACCGGGACAAGCTCGCCCGCGCGAAGGGAGATCCCGAGAAGGCGCCCGCGCGGGACCTCGGACTCGAGACCCTCGTCGAGGTCCTCGACGGCAAACGGGTCGTCCACCACCACACCCACCGCGCCGACGACATCCTCACCGTGCTGCGCCTTCAGAAGGAGTTCGGCTTCAAGGTCGTCCTCCAGCACGTGAGCGAGGCCTGGAAGGTGACGGACGAGATCAAGGCTTCCGGGGCAGGGTGCTCGGCGATCCTCGTGGACAGCCCCGGGGGCAAGCTCGAGACGCGCGACCTGAACCTCGCGACGGGCCGGATCCTCGAGCAGGCCGGGATCCTCACCGCCTGGCACACCGACGACTGGATTACCGACTCGCGGCTGTTCCTTCGCATGGGGGCGATCGGCGTCCGCTACGGCATGACCCGCGAGGGCTCGCTCGCGGCGCTCACCCTCAACGGGGCGAAGCTGCTCGATCTGGACGCGCGCGTGGGCTCGCTGAAGGCGGGGAAGGACGCCGACTTCGTCGTGCTCAGCGGGGATCCGTTTTCCTCGAAGACGGAGGTGCTCGAGACCTGGATCGAGGGGGAGAAGGTCTTCGACCGTTCGGTTCCCGACGATCGCCTCCACGCGGAGGGAGGATACGGCGCGGGGAACCCGATGAAGCCCTATCTCTGCTGCGCGGACGAGGTGGCCCAGTGA
- a CDS encoding amidohydrolase family protein, which translates to MIGTTLLFVLAAQDVAVRAATLHTMAGPEIRDAVVIVRDGKIAEVGPASKVRIPAGAKVVEAAVVTPGLIDARCTVGVSGLLNTPHDQDQIDRSAPVQADLRAIDAFNPLDPLVAWVRGFGVTTVHTGHAPGELVPGQTAVIKTNGLPVDAAVVKPFASVAVTLGPAGLRSGEKSPGTRAKAVAMLRQELIKAREYAAKRNASAEDKKPGRDLELETMAAVLDRKVPLSITANRAQDISAALRLRQEFGFDLILDSGSEAPMLLDDLKAAKVPVIVHPPMYRAWGEYENASFTTAAVLAKAGIPVALQGGYESYVPKARVVLFEAQVAAAHGLGDEGALRAITIDAARILGVADRIGSIEVGKDADLAMFDGDPFEYTTHCTGTLIQGREFAGERR; encoded by the coding sequence GTGATCGGCACCACGCTGCTGTTCGTGCTCGCCGCGCAGGACGTCGCCGTCCGCGCGGCGACCCTCCACACCATGGCCGGCCCCGAGATCCGGGACGCGGTCGTGATCGTCCGCGACGGGAAGATCGCCGAAGTCGGCCCGGCGTCGAAGGTCCGGATTCCCGCGGGCGCGAAGGTCGTCGAAGCCGCGGTCGTGACCCCCGGGCTCATCGACGCGCGGTGCACGGTCGGCGTGTCGGGACTCCTCAACACGCCCCACGACCAGGACCAGATCGACCGGTCGGCGCCGGTGCAGGCGGATCTCCGCGCCATCGACGCCTTCAACCCGCTCGACCCGCTGGTCGCGTGGGTGCGGGGTTTCGGCGTGACGACCGTCCACACCGGCCATGCCCCCGGGGAGCTCGTGCCGGGTCAGACCGCGGTGATCAAGACGAACGGGCTCCCCGTCGACGCCGCCGTCGTGAAGCCGTTCGCGTCGGTCGCGGTCACGCTCGGCCCGGCGGGGCTGCGGTCCGGGGAAAAGTCCCCGGGGACGCGCGCCAAGGCGGTCGCGATGCTCCGGCAGGAGCTCATCAAGGCGAGAGAGTACGCGGCGAAGCGGAACGCCTCGGCCGAGGACAAGAAGCCCGGGCGCGACCTCGAGCTCGAGACGATGGCGGCGGTCCTGGACAGGAAGGTCCCTCTCTCGATCACCGCGAACCGGGCGCAGGACATCTCGGCGGCGCTGCGCCTGCGGCAGGAGTTCGGGTTCGACCTGATCCTCGACTCCGGGTCGGAGGCGCCGATGCTCCTCGACGACCTCAAGGCCGCGAAGGTCCCCGTGATCGTCCACCCGCCGATGTACCGGGCGTGGGGGGAGTACGAAAACGCCAGCTTCACGACGGCCGCCGTGCTCGCGAAGGCGGGAATTCCGGTGGCGCTCCAGGGCGGGTACGAGTCCTATGTCCCCAAGGCGCGCGTGGTGCTCTTCGAGGCGCAGGTCGCGGCGGCGCACGGCCTTGGCGACGAAGGGGCGTTGCGCGCGATCACGATCGACGCGGCGAGGATCCTCGGCGTGGCGGATCGCATCGGCTCGATCGAGGTCGGCAAGGACGCCGACCTCGCGATGTTCGACGGCGACCCGTTCGAATACACGACCCATTGCACGGGGACGCTGATCCAGGGGCGGGAGTTTGCGGGGGAGCGGCGCTAG
- a CDS encoding SNF2-related protein, producing MPRRQRRIPSPPAAVPADARLLALDLEGWAGRHVAHAGHDLALLGKVVSLRLADEGATLQAKVKDSGPHPYTVAIHAIDDGYAASCTCPWEEGPVCKHAVAAVEALRFPRPDVAHAVGVRAKPRRAGRLARGQGRIVTQAPVQAGTLLAAPGEWTLTRDERISLARDEEVKQRRQRAKKERARITRLPMKGGPPRFRVASAGKSPYTVTLRGKEPALASCTCPDWAKSELDSCKHIERVRTWFQRQPKRVTWSFASLWWKPRSWEAVAPDPLAELRFDAPAAVDRVPLHRYFDGDGWLRAVPREVDPASWLAEVEAAARAAATAASVPFDVDGAVAERLAEAALAKEAADRLRAGARDGELWNALIPSIGFQLHPYQVDGVEFLATRGRAFLADDMGLGKTLQAIVGAILLRRSVSAEKALVVCPASLKHQWQQEIERACGEKALVLEGGRQIRARALRRWKSGFLVLNYELVLRDLDFVKGSKPDLVILDEAQRIKNWDTKTAKAIKQLTSPWAFILTGTPLENRLTELHSIVESLHPRALGPRWRLLPAHAVPGPNGRIAAYEDLDTLRAKLSGFFLRRERREVLDQLPPRTDNTFWTEMTAAQWRPYRRHARTVAALLSQNRPLTAPEVRTLLQALTSMRILCNAWAQYAWEFAEPHLKRGPVEGDLRWLHSPKLEEFVHVLEDLLESTPGKVVVFSQWERLLRLAVYAASPLFERRGERAEVFHGGLDARGRQRILEAFREDPTLRVMFSTDSGGLGLNLQDSASVVVNLEVPWNPAVLEQRIGRVHRLGQRESVQVLHFVTRGAIEERVRQVVENKRALFDGLLVDDADRVELDDATQSTFVERMRTLMGN from the coding sequence ATGCCCCGGCGCCAGCGTCGAATCCCGAGCCCTCCGGCGGCCGTCCCCGCGGACGCCCGCCTGCTCGCCCTCGACCTCGAGGGCTGGGCGGGAAGGCACGTCGCCCACGCGGGGCACGACCTGGCCCTGCTGGGGAAGGTCGTGTCGTTGCGCCTGGCCGACGAAGGGGCGACCCTCCAGGCGAAGGTGAAGGACAGCGGGCCCCACCCTTACACGGTCGCGATCCACGCCATCGACGACGGGTATGCCGCCTCGTGCACCTGCCCCTGGGAGGAGGGCCCCGTCTGCAAGCACGCCGTCGCGGCCGTGGAGGCGCTGCGATTCCCTCGTCCCGACGTCGCGCACGCGGTCGGCGTCCGGGCCAAGCCGCGCCGTGCCGGTCGCCTGGCGCGCGGGCAGGGGAGGATCGTCACCCAGGCGCCCGTGCAGGCGGGAACGCTCCTCGCCGCCCCGGGGGAGTGGACCCTGACGCGGGACGAGCGCATCTCCCTCGCCCGCGACGAGGAGGTCAAGCAGCGCCGCCAGCGGGCGAAGAAGGAGCGCGCGAGGATCACGCGACTTCCCATGAAGGGCGGACCGCCGCGTTTCCGCGTCGCCTCCGCCGGGAAGTCCCCGTACACGGTGACCCTGCGCGGGAAGGAGCCGGCGCTGGCGTCGTGCACCTGCCCCGACTGGGCGAAGAGCGAGCTCGACAGCTGCAAACACATCGAGCGCGTCCGGACCTGGTTCCAGCGCCAGCCCAAGCGCGTGACGTGGAGCTTCGCGAGCCTCTGGTGGAAGCCGCGGAGCTGGGAGGCGGTCGCCCCCGATCCGCTCGCGGAGCTGCGCTTCGACGCGCCCGCCGCCGTCGATCGCGTGCCGTTGCACCGTTACTTCGACGGCGACGGGTGGTTGCGGGCCGTTCCCCGGGAGGTGGACCCGGCGTCGTGGCTCGCCGAGGTCGAGGCCGCCGCCCGCGCCGCGGCGACGGCCGCATCGGTCCCGTTCGACGTGGACGGCGCCGTCGCGGAGCGGCTCGCGGAAGCGGCCCTCGCGAAGGAAGCGGCCGACCGGCTCCGCGCCGGGGCGAGGGACGGCGAGCTCTGGAACGCCCTCATCCCGTCGATCGGGTTCCAGTTGCACCCCTACCAGGTCGACGGCGTCGAGTTCCTCGCGACCCGCGGGCGGGCGTTCCTCGCCGACGACATGGGACTCGGCAAGACCCTTCAGGCGATCGTCGGCGCGATCCTGCTGCGGCGGTCCGTCTCCGCGGAGAAGGCGCTGGTCGTCTGCCCGGCGTCGCTGAAGCACCAGTGGCAGCAGGAGATCGAGCGGGCGTGCGGCGAGAAGGCGCTCGTCCTCGAGGGGGGGCGCCAGATCCGCGCGCGCGCGCTGCGCCGGTGGAAGTCGGGGTTCCTCGTCCTCAACTACGAGCTGGTCCTGCGCGACCTCGACTTCGTGAAGGGCTCGAAACCCGACCTCGTGATCCTCGACGAGGCGCAGCGCATCAAGAACTGGGACACGAAAACCGCAAAGGCGATCAAGCAGCTGACGAGCCCGTGGGCGTTCATCCTGACCGGCACGCCCCTCGAGAACAGGCTGACCGAGCTGCACTCGATCGTCGAGTCGCTGCATCCGCGCGCTCTCGGCCCGCGCTGGCGGCTGCTCCCCGCCCACGCGGTTCCCGGGCCGAACGGGAGGATCGCCGCGTACGAGGACCTCGACACGCTGCGCGCGAAGCTGTCGGGTTTCTTCCTCCGCCGCGAGCGGCGCGAGGTCCTCGACCAGCTCCCGCCGCGCACCGACAACACCTTCTGGACCGAGATGACGGCGGCGCAGTGGCGGCCGTACCGGCGCCACGCGCGCACCGTGGCCGCGCTGCTCTCGCAGAACCGGCCGCTCACCGCCCCGGAGGTCCGCACGCTGCTGCAGGCGCTGACCTCGATGCGGATCCTCTGCAACGCGTGGGCGCAGTACGCGTGGGAGTTCGCCGAGCCGCACCTCAAGCGCGGCCCCGTCGAAGGGGACCTGCGCTGGTTGCACTCCCCGAAGCTCGAGGAGTTCGTGCACGTCCTCGAGGATCTGCTCGAGAGCACGCCGGGGAAGGTCGTCGTCTTCAGCCAGTGGGAGCGCCTGCTGCGCCTGGCCGTCTACGCCGCGAGCCCGCTGTTCGAGCGACGCGGCGAGCGTGCCGAGGTCTTTCACGGCGGGCTCGACGCGCGCGGCCGTCAGCGGATCCTCGAGGCGTTCCGCGAGGATCCGACGCTGCGGGTGATGTTCTCGACCGACTCGGGGGGGCTCGGCCTGAACCTCCAGGACTCGGCGTCGGTGGTCGTCAACCTCGAGGTCCCCTGGAACCCCGCCGTCCTCGAACAACGCATCGGGCGCGTGCACCGGCTCGGCCAGCGCGAGAGCGTGCAGGTCCTCCACTTCGTGACGCGCGGGGCGATCGAGGAGCGCGTGCGTCAGGTCGTCGAGAACAAGCGGGCGCTGTTCGACGGCCTGCTTGTGGACGATGCCGACCGCGTGGAGCTCGACGACGCGACGCAGTCCACGTTCGTCGAGCGCATGCGCACCCTGATGGGTAATTAG